The DNA segment CACGATCCAACGCCGACTGCAAAAACTTCTTGAAGAATCACCTTCACCAGCACTTGATGGTGAAATTCGTGAAGAAATGGGTAATGCAGCAGTAAAAGCTGCGAAAGCAGTTGATTATTCCGGTGCTGGCACGGTAGAATTTATATATGACTACCGCAATCGTAAGTTTTATTTTATGGAAATGAACACGAGGATTCAGGTTGAGCATCCCGTAACAGAAATGGTCACTGGAATAGACCTCATTAAAGAACAAATTCGTGTGGCACAAGGCGAGAAGCTAACAGTAAATCAACAGGATGTTACATTTACTGGCTGGGCAATTGAGTGCCGGATTAATGCAGAAAATCCGGAAAAGAACTTTATGCCTTCTGCTGGTAAAATTAATATGTACCTACCGCCTGGCGGATTAGGTGTTCGTATTGATTCAGCGGCATATCCAGGGTATACTATTCCGCCTTATTATGATTCCATGATTGCGAAAGTTATCACATATGGCAGCACTAGGGAAGAGGCAATTTCCAGAATGAAACGTGCATTGAGTGAGTTTGTTGTAGAGGGAATCCATACAACGATTCCATTCCACTTAAAGTTACTTGATCATGAAACATTCGTTGACGGACAATTCAATACGAAATTCCTAGAATTGCATGATGTGATGAAGACTATCTAATATCTGGAGGTGTTACGAATGAGCGAATTTAGTGTTTTAGAAATGGACCAAGGAAATAACGGTCATGGTAAAATTGAAATTGCTCCTGAAGTGATTGAAGTAATTGCCGGTATTGCTGCTGCTGAAGTAGAAGGTGTTGCGGGCATGAGAGGCAACTTTGCAACAGGGGTTGTAGAACGATTAGGCAAGAAAAATCACGGTAAAGGTGTTAAGGTCGAACTGACCGAAACAGGGATTAAAGTAGATGTATACTGCATGATGAAGTTTGGGGTATCCATCCCTTCTGTTGCTGGTAAAGTCCAAGACAATATTCGTCAAGCATTACTAAATATGACTGCTTTAGATGCTGAAGAAGTGAACATTCATGTAGTTGGGATTCAATTTGAAAACCAAAAGCATGAGCCAGAAGTAGATCAAGAAGTATAACCTACAAAAACCAAAGGAGAGATTCCTTTGGTTTTTCTATTTATCTAACTATTCTAAAAAAATGTGGGAATTTGAAAAATATAATCCTTACAGTGCGAATCCAATTTAGTTATGCTATTATCTTTTTATGTGAAAACTATCTTGAAGTTGAATTCCTGTACTATGTATGAAAAATAGACAAAAATTATTTAATATATCTAAAGGAGTTAACGTTATAATGAAAAGAAGAACAGCAAGGGAAAAAGCGCTACAGGCTCTGTTTCAAATCGATGTAAGCAATACTGATCCATCATTAGCGATTGAACATGTATTAGAGGGGGAAATGGGAGACGAATACTTATCAAACCTAGTTATAGGAGTAGTAGAACACAAAGAAGAAATTGACAAGCTAATAATCGAAAACCTAGAAAAGTGGTCTATGGACCGTTTGGCAACAGTGGATCGAAACTTATTGAGAATTGCTACGTATGAATTAAAGTTTTATCGAAATGAAGTTCCTGAAAATGTTATTTTAGATGAAGCCATTGAGATAGCTAAAATTTACGGGGATGACCAATCAAGCAAATTTATTAATGGAGTTCTTTCAAAGGTGAAACAAACGCTTCTTGCCAATTAATTGATTGGTTTCACTCCTAGCATAGGGAGAGTTGAAAATGACAGCCACAATTATTAATGGAAAAGAGATCGCCGAGAAAAAAAGAGTAGAAATTGCTGAAGAGGTTAAATGGATAAAAAGGCAAGGGGTCACACCCGGGTTAGCGGTTATCCTTGTCGGTAATGACCATGCTTCTCGAACATATGTAACAAATAAAGAAAAGGCTTGTAAACAGCTAGGGATGAAATCACTATTAATTGAAATGCATGAGGAGGTTTCAGAAGAAGAACTTCTTCTAAAGATTAGTGAGTTAAACGAAGATCCTGAAGTACATGGAATCTTAGTTCAATTGCCTCTTCCTAAACATATCGATGAAAAAAAGGTGATTGAATCCATTTCTCCATTAAAAGATGTGGATGGGTTTCATCCTATAAATATTGGCAGGATGATGACAGGACAGAATGCTTTCCTCCCTTGTACACCATATGGGATTATGGTTTTACTTGAAGAGGCGGGCATATCCATTCCAGGAAAACATGTTGTGGTTGTAGGGCGGAGTAATATCGTAGGTAAGCCTGTAGGTCAATTATTCTTAAATCAGCATGCAACAGTCACATACTGTCATTCAAAGACCAGGGACTTAAAGTTACATACCAATCAAGCAGATATCCTTGTTGCTGCAGTTGGCATTCCAAACTTCATAAAGGCTGAACATGTTAAAGATAATGCAGTTGTTATCGATGTAGGGATTAACAGGAATGAGGCAGGTAAGCTTTGTGGAGATGTTGCTTTTGATGAAGTAAGTAAAAAAGCAGGATATATTACTCCAGTTCCAAAGGGAGTAGGCCCCATGACGATTACCATGCTAATGTACAATACCTTAAAGTCAGCCGCTGAAAGTCTAAACCGAAATAAGTAGGTGTTTGTCCTTATCTTTTATTCCTTTTGTTCTTTTTAAGTCAATCTTTCTGACAAAAAAAAGAGCAAAATGTATAATGGATAAGGACAATTTCAGCTAATCAGCCGAAAAGAGGATTAGAAATGCAGGAACAAAGATATTTATCTGTGAATGCTTTAACCAAATACATAAAAAGAAAATTTGATGCAGATCCCCATTTGCGAGATATTCATGTAAGAGGGGAGATTTCAAATTTTAAACAACATTCGAGTGGACATATGTATTTTACATTAAAGGATGAGAAAGCTCGGATTCTTGCGGTGATGTTCTCCAGTCAATCCCGTCTTATGAAATTTGCTCCTGAAAACGGGATGAAGGTAATCGTAAAGGGAGATATTTCTGTATACGAACCAAGCGGACAATATCAAATTTATATTAAGGAAATGCGCCCAGAAGGTATTGGGGAATTGTTTTTAGCCTATGAGCAGTTAAAACAGCGTCTTGATGCAGAAGGCTTATTCGCAGCTGAAACCAAAAAGCCTATACCGATGTATCCAAGAACAGTTGGTGTAATTACTTCCCCAACAGGTGCTGCAATTAGAGATGTCATTACAACCATTAAACGACGCTATCCCATTGCAAATATTCTCGTTTTCCCAGCACTTGTGCAAGGTGAAAATGCGGCTCCTTCCATTGTTAAGGCAATTGAAAAGGCAAATACCATGAACGAAATTGATGTATTAATTGTTGGACGTGGCGGAGGCTCAATTGAGGAGTTATGGGCATTCAATGAAGAAATAACAGCACGTGCGATTTTTTTATCTAAAATCCCAATTATATCTGCTGTTGGTCATGAAACAGACTTCACCATTGCCGATTTTGTTGCTGATTTGCGGGCTCCTACTCCTACAGGTGCTGCGGAGCTTGCGGTTCCACATATTGATGAATTAATGGACAGAATACTTCAGCGGCAAACCCGACTGCTTCGTGCCATGAAGGGGAAATTTCAATTTGAAAATGAACGATTACATCGTGCAAAAAAATCCTATGCTTTTCGTTACCCACATCGTTTATATGAACAGAAATTGGAACAGGTTGACAAATTAACAGAGATGCTTGTTCGTGGGACCTCGAGATTATCATTAATAAAAAAAGGTCAGTATGAACTTCTACATAAACGGCTACAACGAAACCATCCAAGAGAAATGATTCTTGAATCAACGAGCCGTTTGGAGCGTTCTCAAAAAGAAATGGACCGCTCTATGATGCAAATATTAACAACGAAAAAAAATGATTTTAACCGGGTGTTATCGACCTTACAAGCATTAAGTCCATTAAAAATCATGGAACGTGGGTATAGTTTGGCTTATTCGGAGGATAACCGTTTGGTGAAAAGTGTAAAACAGGTAAGTGTGAATGAACTGGTACAAATCCAATTAACTGATGGTAGTCTTTTCTGTAAAGTGGAGAATATAAAGGGGAGCGAAAAAAGTGACAAATGAAAAAAAGTTATCCTTTGAAGATGCAATGACAAAGTTAGAACAAATCGTAGATAAACTTGAAGAAGGAGATGTACCTTTGGAAGAGGCGATTCTTTTTTATAAAGAGGGGATGGAATTATCTAAGCTTTGTCATGATAAATTGAAAAGTGTGGAAGAGCAACTTACTCAAATCATTACGGAGGATGGACGTAAAGAGAATTTTTCTATTGAAGGGGAGGAATAAGACTTGGAAACTAGGGCTTTAGAAACATTTGCGCAAGAGTATAAACAACTACTTGAAGATGAGCTTCGAAGGCTGGTTGAAAAGCTTAAGGCTCCTCCTATTATTAAGGAATCAATGATTTATTCTCTAGAAGCAGGAGGCAAAAGAATTCGCCCTTTATTATTGTTTGCTACCTTAGACGCGTTTGGAATGAATCCTAAAAAAGGGCTGTTAGCTGCCGCTGCAATTGAAATGATTCATACCTATTCCTTAATCCACGATGATCTACCAAGTATGGATAATGATGACTTAAGAAGAGGAAAACCGACCAATCATAAGGTCTTCGGCGACGCCATCGCGATTTTAGCTGGAGATGCCTTATTAACTTATAGTTTTGAAGTAATAAGTCAGCTTCCAACCGACGTTTTCTCAGCCGCTACAAAGCTTAAATTAGTTGTTGAATTGGCAAAAGCATCTGGAACGGAAGGGATGGTCGGTGGACAAGTGGCAGACATGGAAGGGGAAGCCAAATCACTTACCCTTCAAGAGCTGGAGTACATACATATTCATAAAACAGGTAAGCTGCTTGGATTTAGTGTCTTGGCTGGAGGGATTATGGCAGGTGCTAATCAAGAACAGCTTCATAACCTATCAAGGTTTGCCCATCATCTGGGACTTGCCTTTCAAATTCAAGACGATATCCTCGATTTAGTTGGGAATGAAGAAATAATTGGTAAACCTGTAGGAAGTGATACTACCAATCTAAAAAGTACATATCCTCAATTGTTAACCATGGAAGGTGCAAGAACAGCGCTGAAAGACCAAATCACCTCAGCGAAGGAAAATCTGGAGAGGACAGGCTTAAATACCCAACTGCTAAGAGAAATCACTGATTTAGTAGCATCTAGGGATCACTAACAAAGGCTATTTGAGGCAATGAACTAAGTGTGTTATAATTATTTTCAATGTAGAAAACGTTGACAATGCCGTTATCACTTAGTGTTAGCGGCTATTTTTTCAGGAAAAGTGTTATGATAAATAATAAGATATTAAAACTGATGTATAGATAGAAAAAGTATGAAAGTGAGTGGTCCAAAAATGGATCTGTTATCAATAAAAGACCCATCCTTTTTAAAAGGATTGACAAATAAAGAGTTGGAGGCTTTAAGTCAGGATATTCGTCAATTCTTGGTCGAAAAGCTGTCTGTGACTGGAGGCCATATTGGACCAAATTTAGGTGTAGTTGAACTAACAATTGCTTTACATAAATGTTTTGACAGTCCAAGGGATAAGATTATTTGGGATGTAGGACATCAGTCCTATGTTCATAAAATCTTAACCGGCAGAGCATGTGAATTTGATACTTTACGTCAATATAAAGGCCTATGTGGGTTTCCAAAACGGATTGAAAGTGAACATGACGTTTGGGAGACAGGACATAGTTCAACCTCACTATCTGCAGCTATGGGAATGGCGATTGCCAGGGATATAAAAAAGGAAAACTCCTTTGTTATTCCTGTGATTGGTGATGGTGCCTTAACTGGTGGAATGGCATTAGAAGCTTTAAACCACATTGGCCATGAAAAAAAGGATATGATCGTTATATTGAATGATAACGAAATGTCCATTGCGCCTAATGTTGGGGCATTGCATAATATCCTTGGTCAATTGAGAACAGCAGGGAAATATCAATGGGTGAAAGACGAACTAGAAGTGATATTGAAAAAAGTTCCCGCTGTTGGTGGTGTTCTTGCAGCCACTGCTGAACGCGTAAAAGATAGTCTTAAATATTTATTTGTTTCTGGTATGTTTTTTGAAGAACTTGGTTTTACTTATTTAGGACCAATTGATGGTCATAACTTTGATGACTTATTTGAAAACCTTGCCTATGCGAAAAAAACAGAAGGCCCTGTACTCCTTCATGTGATTACGAAGAAGGGGAAGGGATATAAGCCTGCAGAAAGCGATAAGACGGGTACTTGGCATGGTACAGGCCCATATAAAATGGATACAGGTGATTTTGTAAAGCCGGCGAAAGCACAGCCACCAGCATGGAGCAGTTTGGTTAGTGAGACCGTTCGAAAACTCGCTCGAGTGGACGATAGAATTGTGGCCATTACCCCCGCAATGCCTGTTGGATCAAAGCTTGAAGGTTTTGCTAGTGAGTTTCCTGATCGAATGTTTGATGTAGGGATTGCTGAGCAACATGCTGCTACGGTTGCTGCAGGATTGGCTACGCAAAATATGAAGCCTTTTCTAGCTATTTATTCCACTTTCTTACAGCGAGCATACGACCAGGTTGTACATGATATTTGCCGCCAAAACTTAAACGTATTTATTGGAATAGACCGGGCAGGTTTAGTAGGCGCAGATGGTGAAACACACCAGGGCGTATTTGATATTGCTTTTCTAAGGCATGTACCTAATATCGTTTTAATGATGCCGAAGGACGAAAACGAAGGTCAACATATGGTTTATACAGCGTTAAATTATGATGATGGACCTATTGCGATGAGATTTCCACGTGGAAATGGTGTAGGGGTACCAATGGATGAGGAATTCAAGAAGATCCCTATTGGCACTTGGGAGGTCTTAAAAGAAGGTGATGATGCGGCTATTTTAACCTTCGGAACAACGATTCCAATGGCGATGGAAGCGGCTAAGATTCTTGAAAAGCGAGGAATCTTTGTAAAAGTCATTAATGCTCGGTTCATAAAACCTCTTGATGAAAAGATGCTACTAGGTTTGTTAGAAAAAAATATCCCTCTCCTTACCGTGGAAGAAGCGGTATTACAAGGTGGATTTGGAAGTTCCGTTCTTGAATTTGCGCATGACCAAGGCTTTGCTCAGGCATTAATAGACCGAATCGGTATTCCAGACCAATTTATTGAACATGGGGATGTAGGGTTACTATTGGAAGAAATAGGATTAACTACTGAAGAAGTGGTCAAAAAAGTGTCTACAATGGCAAGGAAAAAACAGCAAAGGGCATAAATAATGAAAAATAAAGAACGATTAGATGTATTACTCGTGGAGCGAGGTTTAATTGAGACACGAGAAAAAGCAAAAAGAGCGATTATGGCAGGGCTTGTATACACAAATGAAGAGCGGTTGGATAAACCTGGTGAAAAAGTGAAGGTGGACATTCCTCTAAATATCAAAGGAAATACGATGCCATACGTCAGTCGAGGCGGGTTGAAACTTGAAAAGGCACTAAAAGTATTCGATGTAAGTGTAACAGGAAAGGTTCTGCTTGATATCGGTGCTTCTACAGGCGGTTTTACAGATTGCGCTTTACAAAATGGGGCAAAAATGTCATATGCGCTTGACGTAGGCTACAATCAGCTTGCTTGGAAGCTTAGACAGGATGAACGTGTTGTGGTTATGGAACGGACAAACTTTCGTTATGTAACTCCCTCAGATCTCGCTGGGGAAATGCCGAATTTTGCTTCTATTGACGTGTCTTTTATTTCCTTAACTCTAATTTTACCAGTATTAAAAACACTACTGATCCCAGGTAGTGATATTATTGCGCTTATTAAGCCTCAATTTGAAGCAGGCCGTGATCAGGTCGGTAAAAAAGGAATTGTTCGTGACGAGAAGGTTCATTTACAAGTCATTGAAAAAATCATTCATTTTTCCGTTAAAGAAGGATATATAGTAACTAATCTTTCCTATTCACCAATTACAGGTGGCGATGGGAATATTGAATTTTTACTACACTTAAAATGGGAAGGTGAGCGGGAACTCGGTGAAAGTAATCTCCCTATCGGACCAATGGATATCGTAAAACAGGCTCATCTAGAATTTAAAACGAAACAGACACCAGAAGGATAGGCAATTGCTTATCCTTTTATGTATATGAATGTATTTTTATAAAGGATTTTCATGTACAACTTTAGGAAAATGGGCTAACATATGAAATATATACGACATTTTAGTACAGAATACTCTGATGTTTTTAAAGACTATGGGGTGAAAGAATGAATAAAGGTCAACGTCATATTAAAATTAGAGAAATTATTGCCAGCAACGATATTGAGACTCAGGATGATTTGGTCGATGAGCTGAAAAATGCTGGTTACAATGTGACACAAGCCACCGTTTCACGTGATATTAAAGAACTTCATTTAGTAAAGGTTCCATTGATTGATGGGCGTTATAAATACAGCCTTCCAGCGGATCAGCGTTTTAATCCATTGCAAAAGTTAAAAAGATCTTTAATTGATGCTTTTGTAAGAATCGATCCTGCGGGGCATTTACTGGTTATGAAATGTTTGCCAGGTAATGCTATGGCAATTGGTGCCCTCATTGACAATCTGGATTGGGAAGAAATATTAGGAACGATCTGTGGTGACGATACAATGTTAATTATTTGTCGAACACCAGAAGATACAGAAGTCATTACAAATCGGTTCCTTGACATGCTTTAATTGGGGGAGAGTTCGTTGTTAGCAGAACTATCAATAAAAAACTTTGCGATAATCGAATCCCTTTCCATTTCCTTTGAAAAGGGATTAACTGTATTAACCGGAGAAACAGGCGCAGGAAAATCTATAATCATTGATGCCATCCATTTATTGGTGGGCGGCAGAGGATCCGCTGAATTTGTGCGTCATGGTGAGGAGAAGGCTGAAATAGAGGGGCTTTTTCAACTAGATGATCCAAATCATCCAATTATTTCGAAATCATTAGAATTTGGTATAGAAATTGAAGAAGGTATGGTGGTTCTAAGACGAGACATATCACGAACCGGAAAAAGTGTTTGTCGAATCAATGGAAAGCTTGTTACCATATCAACCCTTCGTGAAATAGGTTCCACTCTTGTAGATATTCATGGGCAACATGAACATCAAGAGTTAATGGATGAAACGATACATTTATCATTGCTCGATCAGTTTGGTTCCGAGGAAATTGCAGGTTCACATGCAGAATATCTAGATGTCTTTCGAAGGTACGAGCAAACACTTCAAAAGCTAAAGTCATTAAGTGAGAATGATCAACAAACTGCACACCGACTAGATTTGATTCAATTTCAATTAGACGAAATTCAAAAAGCCAATCTAAAACTTCATGAAGATGAAGAGCTTTCAGAAGAAAGAAGAAAGTTAGGGAATTTTGAAAGGACGTTTGAGGCCATCCAATCGAGTTATACGGCCTTGCATGGGGAGCAGCGAGGACTAGACTGGCTAAGTATGGTCATGGGATACCTAGAAGATGCTGCGGCGCTAGACACAACGTATAAAGATATATTTGAAGCTGTTTCGAATAGCTATTACCAGCTAGAAGATGCTGCGAGAACTTTACGAAATGAACTGGATGGGTTAGAATACGATCCGCAAAGGTTAAATGAAATTGAGGATCGACTAAATGAAATTAACCAGTTAAAACGTAAATATGGTAAAACGATTAATGATATTGTTGAATATGCAGCAAAGATTGAAGAAGAAATTGAAACCTTACAGAACAAAGAAACTCATATTTCTGAATTAGAAAAAGAATTATCTTCCATCAAAAAAGATCTGATTCTTGAGGCTAAGCAGTTATCTGAAATCCGTCATAAGTGGGCAGATAAACTTACGAAGCTTATTCATAAGGAATTGAAGGAATTATACATGGCCAAGACTATATTTGAAATGCGGTTTGAAACGGATTTTGAGCATTTCTCTAAAACAGGAGTGGACCATGTGGAATTTTATATTTCGACTAACCCTGGTGAGCCACTGAAGCCTTTGTCACGGGTTGCTTCAGGGGGAGAATTATCAAGGATTATGTTGGCCCTCAAGAGTATTTTTTCTCAACACCAAGGTGTTACCTCTATTATTTTTGATGAGGTAGATACCGGTGTCAGCGGAAGAGTAGCTCAATCCATCGCAGAAAAGATTTACAAGGTAGCATCTGGTTCACAAGTTTTATGTATTTCTCATTTACCTCAAGTAGCTGCCATGGCAGATACTCATTTGTTTATTTCAAAGGTTATTACTGGAGGAAGAACAAAAACTTATGTAACATCATTGAATGTTGAAGAGAAGATTAAAGAAATTGGCAGAATGATTTCTGGAGCGGAAATTACCGATCTTACGAAGAAACACGCTGAAGAATTAATATTTTTAGCAGGTGAAAATAAAAAAACTTGAAAAGCTATCCAATAAGGGTAGCTTTTTTATGTTAAACCGAGTTATAAATGCTTGTCAAGGAGGCAAAATTAAAGATGTAGCCATTTCTTCAAAGTTGTGAAAAGAAGCGAGGAGAGTGAAAAATTTGAAGTTAGACATAATTAGAAAGATTATTGGTGGAATTCTCCTTGTTTCATTAATTAGCCTTATCTTTTTTCAGCCTATACAGCAGTACATTGCAATACCAAAAACCATTACAGTTTTTGAAGGTCAAGATTACACGTTTAAAAAGGCTGCCCCGGTATCAGCCGCTATACAATCTCGCAACTCAAATATCACACTTGCTCAGGAAAAACATGCAGTATCGGTAAAGGCAACAGAAAAAGGGAAAAACGAAATGCTTCTAGAATTTGCTGGTATCCCTATAAAAAAGGTCGATGTACATGTTTTAAAGGATTTTCGTGTCATTCCCGGTGGTCAATCAATTGGTGTAAAACTAAATACAGTAGGTGTCTTAGTGGTCGGACACCATTTAATCAATACAGCAAATGGAAAAAAATCACCTGGTGATATTGCAGGAATCAAAGTTGGAGACATTATTACAGAAATAAATGGGAACAAAATTGAAAAAATGACAGATGTTGCACCTTTTGTTCAAACAGCTGGACAGGATGGAAAAGCTCTTGATATGGTTATTAGTAGAGAAAGTGGGAAATTTACGACAAAACTTACTCCTTTAAAAGATAAAGGAGAAAACACTTATAAGCTTGGTTTATATATCAGGGATTCAGCAGCAGGAATTGGGACCATGACCTTTGTTCATCCACAATCTAAAAAATATGGTGCCCTAGGACATGTCATCTCAGACATGGATACAAAAAAGCCAATTGTCGTTGAAGATGGACAAATTGTCCGTTCTACCGTTACCTCTATTGAGAAGGGAAGTAATGGGGATCCAGGAGAAAAACTTGCACGTTTCTCTTCTGATCGTGAAATTGTTGGAAATATCCAAAAAAACAGTCCCTTTGGTATTTTTGGAGAGCTAAATAAAGATTTAAAAAATGGAATCATGGATAAACCGCTGCCAATAGCATTATCCCATCAGGTGAAAGAAGGACCTGCAAAAATCTTAACAGTGGTCAACGATGACCGAGTAGAAGAATTTAACATAGAGATAGTTAGTACAATTCCGCAAAAGTTTCCAGCAACTAAGGGCATGGTGATAAAAGTAACGGACCCTAAGCTTCTTGAAAAGACCGGAGGAATCGTGCAAGGAATGAGTGGAAGTCCGATTATTCAAGATGGAAAGCTTGTTGGTGCCGTAACACATGTCTTTGTGAATGATCCTACCTCTGGATATGGTGTTCATATTGAGTGGATGCTAAATGAAGCTGGAATTAACATATACGAAACACCAAAGAATAAAGCAAGTTAAATTAGAAAATAATCGTTCTCTTCCGCGATTATATATAGTGTCACCCTTCTTGAGCGAAATAGGTAATCCTCCTATTTTGCTTCTTCTTTTGTTCAGGCTGTGTTAAAGAACTGTGTTGATATTTACACCCTGTTGATTGGAGTGGAAGGCACGAAGACTCCTGTGGGAGTGTGGTTCAGGGGAGACCCCGCAGGCGCAAGCGCCGAGGAGGCTCGCCGAAACACCCACGAACCGCTCGTGCCTGGAGCGGAAATCAACAGACAAGTTTAACAGTGCCTTGTTTAAAAATTTTTCGACAAAAATCTGTTAATTGTTGGAAAATATGCGAATTTAGTCGAATAGGCGAGAAAAACAGAGAAAAGATAAGATTTTATCACTATTTTAAGAAATATTAAAAAAATGAGAGGAATTTTTGTTGCATTGTCGAATTTGTAATTTAGAATAGAATTTAGAGACTACAGACATTAAGAAAAATGAAATAGAGAATTGAACAGATTGAGGGAGGAACTGGAATTGAAGAAAATCAAAGTTTGTGTCGTTGATGATAATAGGGAATTAGTTGGATTATTAGAGGACTACATTTCGTCCCAAGATGATATGGAAGTTGAAGGGATTGCTCATAATGGACAAGAATGCTTGGAGATGTTAGCTTCTGTTGATCCAGATGTTCTTGTTTTGGATATTATTATGCCGCATCTTGATGGTTTGGCTGTCCTTGAACGCCTGCGTGAACTAAAAAAAGGATCACTTCCAAATGTAATCATGCTGACTGCCTTTGGACAGGAAGATGTAACAAAAAAAGCTGTTGAACTGGGAGCGTCTTATTTTATTTTGAAACCATTTGATATGGAGAACTTAGGCAGCCATATTCGTCAGGTAAGTGGTAATGCAAGTGCATTTACCCGTAAAATGCCAACAACCAGTTATCGTTCTCACTCTGAGCAAAAGCCAAAAAATTTAGATGCAAGTATTACTAGTATTATTCATGAAATTGGTGTTCCGGCGCATATTAAGGGATATTTATATTTGCGGGAAGCAATTTCCATGGTATATAACGATATCGAGTTATTAGGATCCATTACAAAAGTATTGTACCCAGACATCGCAAAAAAATATAACACAACAGCAAGTCGTGTTGAACGTGCCATTCGTCATGCCATTGAAGTGGCTTGGAGTCGCGGCAATATCGACTCCATTTCTTCATTGTTTGGCTATACAGTCAGTATGTCAAAGGCAAAGCCGACCAATAGTGAATTTATTGCCATGGTTGCAGATAAACTTCGTTTGGAGCATAAGGCTTCTTGAAGGGGTGAGGAATAACCTTACCTAAGCCCAACCATAAGAAAGACCAATGAATGTTCATTGGTCTTTTATTTATGATTAGAAAGCACTCCCTAATTTTTTGGAAATCTGATAATATAAAGAATGCATGAACTAGCCTTCATATTACATACGTTTTTGGTGCTGAAAGGATGTAAAACCTCTTGTTTGAAACATTACTGTTGAATTTCCTATTTATACTTTTACCAGTTGTCATTTTTTTAATCTTCTTTGAAAATAGGCCCAATTCTTTCAACAAAATAATCCTTATTTTTCTGTCAACAGTAACTATGGTTCTTTGTATGACCATCCCAATTAAATTGAAAGTTGGATTTAATGTTGATTTGCGGTACATTCCAATTATTATTGTCTCCCTTTTTGGAGGTTACAAAAAGGTATTTCCTTTATATGTAGTATTAAATATATATCGTTATTATTTAGGTGGAGATGGAATCCTTCAATCATTTATATATTCTACGGGTGTATTTATTCTTTTACCTGCTTTTAGTAAACGGTTTATTCAATTAAGTTCTAAAAGGAGAATTTCTTCTGCAGCATTGGTTTCATTCCTGAATGTAGGGGTGTATCTCATAAGCTTAAGTTTTTATTTTAATTCTTTAAATAGGGAATTTTGGACTCTTACATTTTATACCCTGACAACCTACACAGGAATGATGATCATCATTATGGTCTTAATAGAGCAAATAATTACAAATTCAAAAAATC comes from the Neobacillus sp. PS2-9 genome and includes:
- the ahrC gene encoding transcriptional regulator AhrC/ArgR produces the protein MNKGQRHIKIREIIASNDIETQDDLVDELKNAGYNVTQATVSRDIKELHLVKVPLIDGRYKYSLPADQRFNPLQKLKRSLIDAFVRIDPAGHLLVMKCLPGNAMAIGALIDNLDWEEILGTICGDDTMLIICRTPEDTEVITNRFLDML
- the dxs gene encoding 1-deoxy-D-xylulose-5-phosphate synthase, with the protein product MDLLSIKDPSFLKGLTNKELEALSQDIRQFLVEKLSVTGGHIGPNLGVVELTIALHKCFDSPRDKIIWDVGHQSYVHKILTGRACEFDTLRQYKGLCGFPKRIESEHDVWETGHSSTSLSAAMGMAIARDIKKENSFVIPVIGDGALTGGMALEALNHIGHEKKDMIVILNDNEMSIAPNVGALHNILGQLRTAGKYQWVKDELEVILKKVPAVGGVLAATAERVKDSLKYLFVSGMFFEELGFTYLGPIDGHNFDDLFENLAYAKKTEGPVLLHVITKKGKGYKPAESDKTGTWHGTGPYKMDTGDFVKPAKAQPPAWSSLVSETVRKLARVDDRIVAITPAMPVGSKLEGFASEFPDRMFDVGIAEQHAATVAAGLATQNMKPFLAIYSTFLQRAYDQVVHDICRQNLNVFIGIDRAGLVGADGETHQGVFDIAFLRHVPNIVLMMPKDENEGQHMVYTALNYDDGPIAMRFPRGNGVGVPMDEEFKKIPIGTWEVLKEGDDAAILTFGTTIPMAMEAAKILEKRGIFVKVINARFIKPLDEKMLLGLLEKNIPLLTVEEAVLQGGFGSSVLEFAHDQGFAQALIDRIGIPDQFIEHGDVGLLLEEIGLTTEEVVKKVSTMARKKQQRA
- the recN gene encoding DNA repair protein RecN codes for the protein MLAELSIKNFAIIESLSISFEKGLTVLTGETGAGKSIIIDAIHLLVGGRGSAEFVRHGEEKAEIEGLFQLDDPNHPIISKSLEFGIEIEEGMVVLRRDISRTGKSVCRINGKLVTISTLREIGSTLVDIHGQHEHQELMDETIHLSLLDQFGSEEIAGSHAEYLDVFRRYEQTLQKLKSLSENDQQTAHRLDLIQFQLDEIQKANLKLHEDEELSEERRKLGNFERTFEAIQSSYTALHGEQRGLDWLSMVMGYLEDAAALDTTYKDIFEAVSNSYYQLEDAARTLRNELDGLEYDPQRLNEIEDRLNEINQLKRKYGKTINDIVEYAAKIEEEIETLQNKETHISELEKELSSIKKDLILEAKQLSEIRHKWADKLTKLIHKELKELYMAKTIFEMRFETDFEHFSKTGVDHVEFYISTNPGEPLKPLSRVASGGELSRIMLALKSIFSQHQGVTSIIFDEVDTGVSGRVAQSIAEKIYKVASGSQVLCISHLPQVAAMADTHLFISKVITGGRTKTYVTSLNVEEKIKEIGRMISGAEITDLTKKHAEELIFLAGENKKT
- a CDS encoding TlyA family RNA methyltransferase; its protein translation is MKNKERLDVLLVERGLIETREKAKRAIMAGLVYTNEERLDKPGEKVKVDIPLNIKGNTMPYVSRGGLKLEKALKVFDVSVTGKVLLDIGASTGGFTDCALQNGAKMSYALDVGYNQLAWKLRQDERVVVMERTNFRYVTPSDLAGEMPNFASIDVSFISLTLILPVLKTLLIPGSDIIALIKPQFEAGRDQVGKKGIVRDEKVHLQVIEKIIHFSVKEGYIVTNLSYSPITGGDGNIEFLLHLKWEGERELGESNLPIGPMDIVKQAHLEFKTKQTPEG